A DNA window from Candidatus Binatia bacterium contains the following coding sequences:
- a CDS encoding APC family permease codes for MASKSSTAKPELRRSVTPWGSFSWGYSDVGADIFVGLGLVLACAAGATNVAFLFAGVVYVCIGLAYTELAATYPVAGGGQYFVMRGLGDFFGFIAGWAVLLDFTIDVTLFAWSSVDYTSQLLPALVNSIHPWIHFIVVLGLVVGLALLNVIGVRESTAFNGVVSALDVISETLILCFGFLFAFAPHLLLHAMHFNWPTPYQLMLGTSLAIVSFVGLESISQAAQETQRPASIIPRTSVALILTILIFALAYSNLALGLQPWHPIVDAAGHHLQFWQIFPHNADNQGKAVALLAAQIPYYGVFAALYVPVLGAVLLLISSNSGVFGSSRIAYAMSTSNLLPSIFQRVHATFRTPAISIVFFAAIAVVELVFSAAPALYPHAAAIYARFFHNENGLEFLADLYAFGAATSYSFVFLGLIALRMTDPLSPRKFKIPFNVPMTFRGERVDFPIVAVIGFIGIFSILIFTLRTHPLGRIFGPTWLLLGIVLYLVYRRYRRLPLLRSQPRDWRATQVDILRRSGELELMDEYVASVKASDARRAARGT; via the coding sequence GCCGATATCTTCGTCGGCCTCGGCCTCGTGCTCGCCTGCGCGGCCGGTGCGACGAACGTCGCTTTCCTCTTCGCGGGCGTCGTCTACGTCTGCATCGGCCTCGCCTATACCGAGCTGGCGGCGACGTATCCGGTCGCCGGCGGCGGACAGTATTTCGTCATGCGGGGGCTCGGCGATTTCTTCGGTTTCATCGCCGGCTGGGCGGTGCTGCTCGACTTCACGATCGACGTAACCCTGTTCGCGTGGAGCTCCGTCGACTACACGAGCCAGCTGCTTCCCGCGCTCGTCAACTCGATCCATCCGTGGATCCACTTCATCGTCGTGCTCGGGCTCGTCGTCGGGCTGGCGCTGCTCAACGTGATCGGCGTGCGCGAATCGACGGCGTTCAACGGCGTCGTCTCGGCGCTCGACGTGATCAGCGAGACGCTGATCCTCTGCTTCGGCTTCCTCTTTGCGTTCGCGCCGCACTTGCTGCTCCACGCGATGCACTTCAACTGGCCGACGCCGTATCAACTGATGCTGGGAACGTCGCTCGCGATCGTCTCGTTCGTCGGCCTCGAATCCATCTCGCAGGCCGCACAAGAGACGCAGCGCCCGGCTTCGATCATCCCGCGCACCTCGGTCGCACTGATCCTGACGATCTTGATCTTCGCGCTCGCGTATTCGAATCTCGCGCTCGGCCTGCAGCCCTGGCACCCGATCGTCGATGCCGCGGGCCATCACCTCCAGTTCTGGCAGATCTTCCCGCACAACGCCGACAATCAGGGCAAGGCCGTCGCGCTGCTCGCCGCCCAGATTCCCTATTACGGCGTTTTCGCCGCACTCTACGTTCCGGTTCTCGGCGCGGTGCTGCTGCTGATCTCGTCGAACTCGGGCGTCTTCGGCAGTTCTCGCATCGCCTACGCGATGAGCACGAGCAACCTGCTGCCGTCGATCTTCCAGCGGGTCCACGCGACGTTCCGCACGCCCGCGATCTCGATCGTCTTCTTCGCCGCGATCGCCGTCGTCGAGCTGGTCTTCTCGGCGGCTCCCGCGCTCTATCCGCACGCCGCCGCCATCTACGCGCGCTTCTTCCACAACGAGAACGGGCTCGAGTTTCTCGCCGATCTCTACGCGTTCGGTGCGGCGACGAGCTACTCGTTCGTCTTTCTCGGCTTGATCGCGCTGCGGATGACCGATCCGCTGAGCCCGCGCAAGTTCAAGATCCCGTTCAACGTGCCGATGACCTTCCGTGGAGAGCGCGTGGACTTTCCGATCGTCGCGGTGATCGGCTTCATCGGCATCTTCTCGATCCTCATCTTCACGCTGCGCACCCACCCGCTCGGCCGAATCTTCGGCCCGACGTGGCTCCTGCTCGGCATCGTTCTCTATCTCGTGTATCGCCGGTACCGTCGTCTGCCGCTGCTGCGCTCGCAACCGCGCGACTGGCGCGCGACGCAAGTGGACATCCTGCGGCGTTCCGGCGAGCTCGAGTTGATGGACGAATACGTCGCGAGCGTCAAGGCGAGCGATGCGCGGCGCGCGGCGCGAGGAACGTAG